From a region of the Rhodococcus sp. 4CII genome:
- a CDS encoding aldehyde dehydrogenase family protein: protein MTAPIVQAECHIDGRWHAGAGEAIHSVNPTTGRELAVTPAASREQAAAAVSAARRAFDDGEWSRLGPGERSALLHRLADLLERDRDIIVDLAATEIGTPISSAAALHVDLPVRFFRWFADAAARGPRDGYEQPLPLHHDPIISSSMLVRDPAGVVAAVVAYNVPVMMCAYKLGPALASGCSTVLVTSPRAVLMTAAIMRLIEEAGFPPGAVNLVFGSPSVTEQVVGAPEVDLVTFTGSAAVGSKILTLAAPTLKKVVLELGGKSPNIVLPGTDIEKAVPASALRFTRNSGQACGATTRTLVPQADFDEYVERSGKFLGGLTVGDPHHPDTVLGPLITREHRANVEGFLARAREDGAEVPVGGGRPPGLDDGFFLEPTLVTGISNGAEIAQEELFAPVGVVMPYTDLDEAVRTANGVRYALNANVWGPTADALAFARRLRSGTVTLNGGGGMRGDAPWGGPGHSGIGREGGEEGFREFFEVKHIQWPV, encoded by the coding sequence ATGACCGCACCGATTGTCCAGGCGGAGTGCCACATAGACGGGCGGTGGCACGCGGGCGCCGGGGAGGCGATCCATTCGGTCAACCCGACGACCGGTCGGGAACTGGCCGTCACGCCGGCCGCGAGCCGGGAGCAGGCGGCCGCGGCCGTGTCCGCGGCCAGGCGAGCGTTCGACGACGGCGAGTGGAGCCGCCTCGGGCCGGGTGAGCGCAGTGCCCTGCTGCACCGGCTGGCGGATCTGCTCGAGCGGGATCGCGATATTATCGTCGACCTCGCCGCCACCGAGATCGGCACACCGATCAGCAGCGCCGCGGCGTTGCACGTCGATCTGCCCGTCCGATTCTTCCGGTGGTTCGCCGACGCGGCGGCACGCGGTCCGCGGGACGGCTACGAGCAGCCCCTTCCGCTGCATCACGACCCGATCATCTCCAGCAGCATGCTGGTGCGGGACCCGGCCGGTGTAGTGGCAGCTGTCGTCGCCTACAACGTCCCGGTCATGATGTGCGCGTACAAGCTCGGCCCCGCGCTGGCGTCGGGCTGCTCCACGGTCCTGGTGACGTCGCCGCGGGCCGTCCTGATGACGGCCGCGATCATGCGTTTGATCGAGGAGGCGGGATTCCCGCCGGGCGCGGTCAACCTGGTCTTCGGTTCGCCGAGCGTGACGGAACAGGTGGTCGGTGCCCCGGAGGTCGACCTGGTGACGTTCACCGGTTCCGCCGCGGTCGGCAGCAAGATCCTCACCTTGGCGGCCCCGACGCTGAAGAAGGTCGTCCTCGAGCTCGGCGGCAAATCACCCAACATCGTGCTGCCCGGCACCGACATCGAGAAGGCGGTGCCCGCGTCCGCGCTGCGGTTCACCCGCAACAGCGGCCAAGCGTGCGGGGCGACGACACGAACCCTGGTGCCCCAGGCTGATTTCGACGAGTACGTCGAAAGGTCGGGCAAGTTCCTCGGTGGGCTCACGGTCGGCGACCCCCATCACCCCGACACCGTCCTGGGACCGCTGATCACCCGCGAACACCGTGCGAATGTGGAGGGGTTCCTGGCGCGCGCCCGGGAGGACGGCGCCGAAGTTCCTGTCGGTGGGGGCAGGCCGCCCGGCCTCGACGACGGCTTCTTCCTCGAACCGACTCTGGTGACCGGCATTTCGAACGGCGCGGAGATCGCGCAGGAGGAACTCTTCGCGCCCGTCGGAGTGGTGATGCCGTACACCGATCTGGACGAGGCCGTCCGCACGGCCAACGGTGTCAGGTACGCCCTCAACGCCAACGTGTGGGGCCCCACCGCCGACGCTCTCGCGTTCGCCCGCCGCCTGCGCTCGGGCACGGTCACCCTCAACGGCGGTGGTGGCATGCGCGGGGACGCCCCGTGGGGCGGTCCCGGACACAGCGGAATCGGCCGCGAGGGCGGCGAGGAGGGATTCCGGGAGTTCTTCGAAGTCAAACACATTCAGTGGCCGGTGTAA
- a CDS encoding MmgE/PrpD family protein, translating into MPTIVEELADFAARAEGRSLPGDVVAESKRILLDTLGCAVASLGDAGARRGIEHGRFLGGSAGSASIIGTGTTTSVPGAAFANAELVNALDQDAVLPPGHVTPYVVPGALATAEALQSSGERLLTAIAVAHEMSYRIGKATDYLRDIKDGVVTIPKVIGYSSTLFGAAAAIGVVKGFSADTLADALGIMGSTMPTNTQRAWMMHAPSTTIKYQLAGGMALSAVTAAHLAELGHTGDRQMLDDREYGFPRFIGTSRWEPAPITAGLGSEWTFTPFQSFKPYPHCRVMHALFDALTEIIEVNDIKPDEIDAINAWGESFVMQPVWVNETIRNPRDAQFSMTHGLALAAHRIPPGKAWQTPEAVLDPSVLELTAKTTFQEHPDYTAALASNPAARRSRVEVHARGTQFSGERGYPKGSPSPDPVTYMTDDELIAKFRHNIDGVVNDADADAVIEAVYDLENVADIATILSRLQPNSAD; encoded by the coding sequence ATGCCAACAATTGTCGAAGAACTCGCGGATTTCGCCGCCCGCGCCGAGGGACGATCACTCCCGGGTGACGTGGTTGCCGAGTCCAAGCGGATTCTGCTGGACACCCTCGGCTGCGCGGTGGCGTCGCTCGGCGACGCGGGCGCGCGCCGGGGCATCGAGCACGGCCGGTTCCTCGGCGGGTCGGCCGGCTCGGCGTCGATCATCGGCACGGGCACGACGACGTCGGTACCCGGTGCGGCGTTCGCGAACGCCGAATTGGTCAACGCCCTCGACCAGGATGCGGTCCTGCCGCCCGGTCACGTGACGCCGTACGTGGTGCCGGGTGCGCTGGCGACGGCCGAAGCTCTGCAGTCCTCGGGCGAACGGCTGCTCACGGCGATCGCCGTGGCGCACGAGATGTCGTACCGGATCGGCAAGGCCACCGACTATCTGCGCGACATCAAGGACGGCGTGGTGACGATCCCGAAGGTCATCGGCTACAGCAGCACGCTGTTCGGTGCGGCGGCGGCGATCGGCGTGGTCAAGGGCTTCAGCGCCGACACGCTGGCCGATGCGCTCGGGATCATGGGCTCGACAATGCCTACCAACACCCAGCGGGCATGGATGATGCACGCGCCGTCGACGACGATCAAGTACCAGCTCGCGGGCGGGATGGCCCTGTCGGCGGTGACGGCCGCACACCTGGCCGAACTCGGGCACACCGGTGACCGCCAGATGCTCGACGACCGCGAGTACGGCTTTCCCCGATTCATCGGGACGTCGCGTTGGGAGCCGGCGCCGATCACCGCGGGTTTGGGGTCGGAGTGGACCTTCACCCCGTTCCAGTCGTTCAAGCCGTATCCCCACTGCCGGGTGATGCACGCGCTGTTCGATGCCCTCACCGAGATCATCGAGGTCAACGACATCAAACCCGACGAGATCGACGCCATCAACGCCTGGGGCGAGAGTTTCGTGATGCAGCCGGTGTGGGTCAACGAGACCATCCGCAATCCACGCGATGCGCAGTTCAGCATGACCCACGGCCTCGCCCTCGCCGCCCACCGGATTCCCCCCGGCAAGGCCTGGCAGACCCCGGAAGCGGTCCTCGACCCGTCCGTCCTCGAGCTCACCGCGAAGACAACCTTTCAGGAACACCCCGACTACACCGCGGCGCTGGCGAGTAACCCGGCCGCACGCCGCTCGCGCGTCGAGGTCCACGCGCGCGGCACCCAGTTCTCCGGCGAGCGCGGCTACCCCAAGGGCAGCCCGTCACCCGATCCGGTCACCTACATGACCGACGACGAACTGATCGCCAAGTTCCGCCACAACATCGACGGGGTAGTGAACGACGCCGACGCGGACGCCGTCATCGAAGCCGTGTACGACCTCGAGAACGTCGCCGACATCGCGACGATCCTGAGCCGATTGCAGCCAAACTCCGCTGACTGA
- a CDS encoding WhiB family transcriptional regulator, which produces MIANSSASPADPTPSAANSGLCPAPWQPSVVLGTNVCRPIGVASGGCTSFPFNILCFSGRHDKPRRTIGVCPVRTSHAAPDDDVTPEEWRLRARCRGMDIAVFYLDENGKSSQLQRERIAKNICRRCPVITECRDYALNFDEQHGVWGGLTPRELGAARKWSRWQRKPG; this is translated from the coding sequence GACCCCACGCCATCCGCTGCGAATTCCGGATTGTGCCCAGCACCCTGGCAACCGTCAGTAGTGCTGGGCACAAACGTCTGCCGGCCGATCGGGGTTGCTTCGGGCGGTTGCACCTCCTTTCCATTTAATATATTATGTTTTAGTGGACGGCACGACAAGCCTCGTCGAACGATCGGAGTGTGTCCTGTGAGAACATCGCACGCCGCACCGGATGACGATGTCACCCCTGAGGAATGGCGGCTGCGCGCGCGTTGCCGCGGAATGGATATCGCCGTCTTCTACCTCGACGAGAACGGCAAGAGTTCCCAGCTTCAGCGTGAGCGCATCGCGAAGAATATTTGCCGACGGTGCCCGGTGATCACTGAATGCCGCGATTATGCCCTCAATTTCGATGAACAGCACGGCGTGTGGGGTGGATTGACTCCGCGGGAACTCGGCGCTGCGAGAAAGTGGAGCCGCTGGCAGAGGAAGCCGGGGTAG